A genomic region of Nostoc sp. UHCC 0702 contains the following coding sequences:
- a CDS encoding MFS transporter, which yields MNSVQVETAAPLSLEIPEIAAPSTVLSPTSTPTPRIAKQAIRNSLTASTIDGVLAAVFGLTTGGILLSNFLVELDASPVVFGLLSSIPMLVNLIQPVGAYLSERTTSRFQYALRTHGIARTLWLILVVGIATCNWGGFNSHQLLILTLSIISVTHLLGGLGSASWLSWIAMIVPKQLRGRYFGLRNSAVSLTNLLCLPIAGLAVSHWPGGTLQGYGIVLLLGILLGILSILCQYFQLDMNPQLQNTVVASSVEKKSFVSEEESAGELIPKLNVTPPQNNFASIISNNSNFLKFLVYFSLWALAVNISSPFFNLYMLDKLDLDVSWVTLYSSIQAGANLLMMMLWGKLADKIGNRPILLLVGILVAVTPVFWLGIGSNRLDIWLWLPLLHVLAGVTWAAIDLCNNNIQIGIAPIKNQSIYFAIAAAVAGGSGALGTIIGSFIAQFIGYGGLLGLFAVSSLLRLVALVPLIFVQEPGR from the coding sequence ATGAATTCTGTTCAGGTTGAAACTGCTGCGCCTCTGAGTCTGGAAATTCCCGAAATTGCCGCACCATCAACAGTACTCTCTCCCACTTCCACACCTACCCCCCGAATTGCTAAGCAGGCTATTCGCAACAGCTTAACAGCTTCTACTATTGATGGTGTTCTAGCAGCGGTTTTCGGCTTAACTACAGGCGGCATTTTGCTCAGTAATTTTTTGGTAGAGTTAGATGCCAGTCCAGTGGTGTTTGGGTTACTGTCCTCTATCCCCATGCTGGTAAATCTCATTCAACCTGTGGGTGCTTACCTATCGGAACGCACTACTAGCCGCTTTCAGTATGCGCTGCGGACTCATGGAATTGCTAGAACACTGTGGTTGATTTTAGTTGTAGGTATTGCCACCTGCAATTGGGGAGGTTTTAATTCCCACCAATTACTAATCTTAACACTGTCTATTATCTCAGTCACCCATCTTTTGGGAGGGCTAGGAAGCGCATCGTGGCTCAGTTGGATAGCTATGATAGTACCGAAGCAATTGCGAGGCAGATATTTTGGTCTACGCAATAGCGCCGTTAGCCTAACTAATTTGCTTTGCTTACCAATAGCCGGCTTAGCTGTATCGCATTGGCCTGGTGGAACTTTACAAGGCTATGGAATAGTGCTGCTGTTAGGTATTTTGCTGGGGATTTTGAGTATATTATGCCAGTATTTTCAATTGGATATGAATCCACAATTGCAAAACACTGTTGTGGCTTCTTCTGTTGAGAAGAAAAGTTTTGTATCTGAAGAAGAATCAGCTGGAGAATTAATTCCTAAACTGAATGTTACCCCACCACAAAACAATTTTGCCAGTATTATCTCGAATAATTCTAATTTTTTGAAGTTTTTGGTTTATTTCAGCTTATGGGCACTTGCTGTTAATATTAGCTCACCTTTTTTCAACCTCTACATGCTCGACAAGCTGGATTTAGATGTGAGTTGGGTGACGCTTTACAGTAGTATCCAGGCGGGGGCAAATTTGCTGATGATGATGTTATGGGGCAAGTTAGCAGACAAAATAGGCAATCGTCCCATTCTGCTGTTGGTGGGGATTTTAGTTGCAGTTACCCCAGTGTTTTGGCTAGGGATTGGCAGTAATCGCCTTGATATCTGGCTATGGTTGCCGCTGTTACATGTTTTGGCTGGAGTGACTTGGGCGGCAATTGACTTGTGTAACAACAATATACAGATAGGAATTGCACCAATTAAAAATCAGTCTATATATTTTGCGATCGCAGCTGCTGTTGCAGGAGGTAGTGGTGCTTTAGGCACAATCATAGGCAGCTTCATCGCCCAATTTATCGGATATGGAGGTTTACTAGGATTATTTGCCGTCTCTAGTTTGTTGCGATTAGTAGCACTTGTCCCCTTGATTTTTGTGCAAGAACCGGGAAGATGA
- a CDS encoding acetyl-CoA carboxylase carboxyltransferase subunit beta, which produces MANNEESRGLKSLFDWFANRRKSGSTSLERQEREIADGLWHKCSKCGVLTYTKDLRANQMVCVECGHHNRVDSDERIRQLIDPNTWRPIDEHLRSTDPLQFRDRKPYGDRLRETEEKIGLADAVKTGLGQINGLPVALGVMDFRFMGGSMGSVVGEKLTRLIEQATQRRYPVIIVCTSGGARMQEGMLSLMQMAKISAALERHRHARLLYIPVLTNPTTGGVTASFAMLGDIILAEPKATIGFAGRRVIEQTLREKLPDDFQTAEDLLKHGFVDDIVPRTQLKQTLAQLIALHQPIPTTHPIVLWETMTLSSTAAE; this is translated from the coding sequence ATGGCAAACAACGAAGAATCACGCGGTTTAAAGTCTCTATTTGATTGGTTTGCAAATCGACGTAAATCAGGATCTACCAGCCTAGAACGTCAAGAACGTGAAATTGCTGATGGACTGTGGCATAAGTGTTCTAAATGTGGTGTATTAACCTATACAAAAGACCTGAGAGCAAATCAGATGGTTTGCGTTGAATGTGGTCATCACAATCGGGTGGATAGCGATGAACGTATCCGTCAATTGATAGATCCTAATACCTGGAGACCGATAGATGAGCATCTGCGATCTACAGATCCGCTACAATTTCGCGATCGCAAACCATATGGCGATCGCTTGCGGGAAACAGAAGAAAAAATTGGTTTAGCAGATGCAGTTAAAACTGGTTTAGGTCAAATTAACGGCTTACCCGTTGCCCTTGGGGTTATGGACTTCCGCTTCATGGGTGGTAGTATGGGTTCCGTCGTCGGAGAAAAACTGACTCGCTTGATTGAACAAGCCACTCAGCGGCGGTATCCTGTAATCATCGTCTGCACATCAGGTGGAGCAAGGATGCAAGAAGGAATGCTCTCTTTGATGCAGATGGCAAAAATATCCGCAGCCTTAGAACGCCATCGCCATGCCAGACTATTGTACATTCCTGTTTTGACCAATCCCACCACAGGCGGCGTTACCGCTAGCTTCGCCATGTTAGGCGATATCATCCTCGCAGAACCAAAAGCAACCATTGGCTTTGCAGGGCGGCGGGTAATTGAGCAAACCCTGCGGGAAAAACTGCCAGATGATTTTCAAACAGCCGAAGATTTACTCAAACATGGCTTTGTCGATGACATCGTACCCCGCACCCAGTTAAAGCAAACGTTAGCACAGCTAATAGCTTTGCACCAGCCAATACCAACCACGCACCCAATAGTATTGTGGGAGACAATGACCCTCAGTTCTACAGCAGCTGAGTAA
- a CDS encoding prepilin peptidase — protein MDILMVVPASIIVFVLGASIGSFINVVVYRLPARLSILWPPSRCPHCLNQLKAYDNVPVLGWVWLGGRCRYCKSKISVRYPVVEALTGIIFLLIFLLFHVSVATIGYWAFCSWLLALSLIDLDTMTLPNALTQSGLVVGIIFQMTVGFFSEASWQGLIKHLMMAIVGAVLGLWLFDAIAIFGSMALGKPAMGAGDAKLAAMMGAWLGWKYLLLAEFIACAVGALVGIATIILSGRKKGRKIPFGPFLALGSLITVFGGEAILSAYLRLFFPAS, from the coding sequence ATGGACATTTTGATGGTCGTCCCGGCGAGTATCATAGTTTTCGTATTGGGTGCATCTATTGGCAGTTTTATCAACGTTGTAGTTTACCGACTACCAGCTAGGTTGTCAATTCTTTGGCCGCCTTCTCGCTGTCCTCATTGCTTAAACCAGCTAAAAGCTTATGATAATGTCCCAGTGCTGGGATGGGTATGGCTTGGAGGGCGATGCCGTTATTGTAAAAGCAAAATTTCTGTGCGTTATCCTGTAGTAGAAGCGCTGACAGGTATCATATTTTTGCTGATATTTTTATTATTTCATGTTTCTGTTGCTACAATAGGATACTGGGCTTTTTGCAGTTGGTTATTAGCCTTATCGCTGATTGATTTAGATACGATGACCCTACCCAATGCACTTACCCAGTCGGGGTTGGTAGTAGGAATTATCTTTCAAATGACAGTTGGTTTTTTTTCAGAAGCTAGTTGGCAGGGATTAATCAAGCATCTGATGATGGCTATAGTAGGTGCTGTACTAGGCTTATGGCTATTTGATGCGATCGCTATTTTTGGTTCAATGGCTTTAGGAAAACCTGCAATGGGCGCAGGTGATGCCAAACTCGCAGCCATGATGGGCGCTTGGTTGGGTTGGAAGTATTTGCTCTTAGCTGAGTTTATTGCTTGTGCAGTTGGGGCATTGGTGGGTATTGCCACAATCATACTATCAGGGCGAAAAAAGGGTCGAAAGATACCTTTTGGCCCTTTTTTGGCTTTAGGATCTTTAATTACTGTGTTTGGCGGCGAAGCAATTTTGTCTGCCTATTTACGGTTGTTTTTTCCAGCTAGTTGA